A single window of Jaculus jaculus isolate mJacJac1 chromosome 14, mJacJac1.mat.Y.cur, whole genome shotgun sequence DNA harbors:
- the Siglecl1 gene encoding LOW QUALITY PROTEIN: SIGLEC family-like protein 1 (The sequence of the model RefSeq protein was modified relative to this genomic sequence to represent the inferred CDS: inserted 2 bases in 2 codons): MGCGFDGPLGTALGRPQQFSVGDGLLSHVLMEVERMPVKDGLCDVIPCKVHACSELCIPESLVPGEAVTLMCSIQSTCKEIQALFLSQEGPXLTPKPSHGGTTLRCHLNCSLENLTRSGLVEAPLEVSLNKKKSPAKMLTSSCSLKKTXCSFGGVPTPSVQWGGGGDTPMGVNTMHNILWVSSATLGPWAYSTIHFKREPEILLRLRCEGKNQYWLHTSSIFLVPDSYAVSSVLLKGLIQGFVYGTMASSFFFFLVLLV, from the exons GGCTACTTTCTCATGTTCTGATGGAAGTTGAGAGAATGCCAGTAAAAGATGGCTTATGTGATGTAATCCCTT GTAAGGTTCATGCTTGT TCAGAGCTCTGTATCCCAGAGAGTCTCGTGCCTGGAGAGGCTGTGACCTTAATGTGTTCCATCCAAAGTACCTGCAAAGAAATACaagctctcttcctttcccaggaGGGGC ACCTCACCCCAAAGCCCAGCCATGGGGGCACCACCCTCCGATGTCACTTGAACTGCTCTCTAGAAAACTTGACTAGAAGTGGCTTGGTCGAGGCTCCACTG GAAGTTTCTCTGAACAAAAAGAAGA GCCCTGCCAAGATGCTCACCTCCTCTTGTTCACTAAAGAAGA GCTGTTCTTTCGGTGGTGTCCCCACACCCTCTgtgcagtggggggggggtggagataCCCCCATGGGTGTGAATACCATGCATAACATCCTCTGGGTAAGCTCCGCCACGCTGGGTCCCTGGGCCTACAGCACCATCCACTTCAAGAGGGAGCCAGAAATACTCCTGAGGCTTCGCTGTGAGGGGAAGAACCAATACTGGCTTCATACTTCCAGCATCTTCCTGGTACCAG ATTCTTATGCTGTTTCCAGTGTGTTACTGAAGGGGCTGATCCAAGGCTTTGTGTATGGAACCATGgcatcttccttcttcttcttcctggtCCTCCTGGTGTGA